In Apium graveolens cultivar Ventura chromosome 10, ASM990537v1, whole genome shotgun sequence, the following are encoded in one genomic region:
- the LOC141689359 gene encoding LOB domain-containing protein 12-like, which produces MVGATPCASCKLLRRRCAKDCIFAPYFPPDDPHKFAIVHKIFGASNVSKMLQEIPVQQRGDAVSSLVFEANARSRDPVYGCVGAISYLQNQVSQLQMQLAVAQAEILCFQMQQQQQQQQQQDHQQPNIPVSTQQMMSPDEKSLLLSTSNFDYNLLQQQYLNFGSTTSNIVMQDPPKRESLWT; this is translated from the exons ATGGTAGGAGCCACTCCGTGCGCCTCGTGTAAGTTGTTGCGTCGTCGTTGTGCTAAGGACTGCATCTTTGCCCCGTATTTCCCTCCTGATGATCCTCATAAGTTTGCAATTGTTCATAAAATCTTTGGTGCTAGCAATGTCAGCAAGATGTTGCAG GAGATTCCAGTTCAACAAAGGGGAGATGCAGTGAGCAGTTTGGTGTTTGAAGCCAACGCAAGATCTCGAGACCCGGTTTACGGTTGTGTTGGTGCAATATCCTACTTGCAAAACCAAGTTTCTCAGTTACAAATGCAGCTTGCAGTTGCTCAAGCAGAGATACTATGCTTTCAGatgcagcagcagcagcagcaacagcaacaacaagaTCATCAGCAACCTAACATACCAGTTAGTACCCAACAGATGATGAGCCCGGACGAGAAATCGCTTCTTTTATCGACTAGTAACTTCGACTATAACCTTCTTCAACAACAGTACCTTAATTTTGGTTCGACTACTAGCAATATTGTAATGCAGGATCCTCCCAAGAGAGAGTCTCTCTGGACATAA
- the LOC141691597 gene encoding uncharacterized protein LOC141691597, whose translation MMLFFNGALVREWDFELLSKDLVQSTTLFRRAAGVYHHLANEVLPSLQPALPLERTPEVTSSVYSVMGLLCLAESQAVIIRKSEEKQNTQTLLTKLHYGDVQILDEAIVSLQSVTEDKINISVRFVVYIQYAYPFLYWLIG comes from the exons ATGATGCTCTTTTTTAATGGTGCACTGGTACGAGAATGGGATTTTGAACTACTGTCCAAAG ATTTGGTGCAATCTACCACTCTTTTTAGGAGAGCTGCTGGAGTTTATCACCACTTGGCGAATGAGGTTCTTCCCTCTTTACAGCCTGCTCTGCCTCTAGAAAGGACACCAGAAGTTACATCATCCGTGTATTCTGTTATGGGCCTTCTTTGCTTGGCTGAGTCTCAG GCTGTAATCATAAGGAAATCTGAGGAGAAACAAAACACACAAACTCTATTAACAAAGTTGCATTATGGTGATGTACAGATACTAGATGAAGCGATTGTTTCATTACAGTCAGTAACTGAAGATAAAATAAATATTTCAGTACGCTTTGTGGTATATATTCAATATGCATATCCATTCTTGTATTGGTTAATTGGTTAA